The DNA segment CCGTCTGTGAGCGCGTGTTCTTCCCCGATCCCGAGGATTCCGACGAGTACGCGCGCACCGGCACCGAGCCGTTCTCTCTGGAGTCGCTGCGTCCGCTCCGCGACTTCGACGTGGTCGGGTTCTCCGTCACCTACGAGGGCGACTACATCAACGTGCTGCGGCTCCTCCGCATGGCGGGGATCCCCGCGCGGCCGGCGGATCGCGGGTCGGGTGACCCGTTGGTGCTCATGGGTGGGGTCTGCGCCTTCTCGAACCCGGAGCCCATGGCGCCCTTCATGGATGCCATCGCCGTCGGCGAGGGGGAGGAGCTGGTCGGGGAGATCGTCGCGGCCTACGCATCCTGCCGCGCCGACGGGCGGGACGGCCAGAGGCAGCGGGTGATAGAGCGGCTCAAGCCGCTCCAAGGCATCTACGTGCCCGCGGCCTACGACGTTCGTTACGCCGCCGACGGCACCATCGGCGCGGTCACCCCGCGTGACGCCGACGTGCCGGCCGTCGTGGTCAAGCGCCGGCTCGGCGACGTCAACCGTTTCGAAACGCGTTCCATTCTCAAGACCCCCAAGGCGGAATACGGCCACATGGCCCTTCTCGAGGTGGGCAAGGGTTGCGGAAGAGGGTGCCGCTTTTGTCTGGAAGGCCAGGTCTACCGGCCCGTGCGCCACCGGAGTCTCGAGTCGCTGCGCGAGTCCGTCGCCCAGATTGCCAAGGAGTCCAAGCGCGTGGGTCTCGTGGGCGCCTGCGTGTCGGACTACCCGTGGATAGGCGACCTCATGAAGATGCTCGAGGAGTACGGTGTCGAGGTCTCGATCTCCTCGCTGCGGGCCGACAGCCTGACCGAAGACCTAGTCGCCTCACTCCAGCGCGGCGGGCACCGGACGCTGACCATGGCGCCCGAGGCGGGCACGGAGAGGCTACGTCGAGTCATCCGTAAGGTCATCACGGACGAGCAGCTCTACGCCGCCTGCGACCTCCTGCGCAAGTACGGCATCCCGAACCTCAAGTGCTACTTCATGATCGGGCAGCCGACCGAGACCATGGAGGACGTGGAAGCCATCCCCGATCTGGCGCGACGCATGCTGGAGCGCCTGCGCGTGCCCGGGCCCGACGGTCACCCCTTCGGCAAGCTGACGCTGTCCGTGTCCTCCTTCGTGCCCAAGCCGTGGACGCCGTTCCAGTGGGCGCCCTTCGACGAGCCGCGCGACCTCGAGACCAAGCTCGAAGCGATCAAGAGCGGCGCGCGGCGGCTCCAGGTGCGGGTGGTGCACGAGAACCCGCGCGAGGCGGGGCTCCAGGCGCTGCTCGCGCGCGGCGACCGCCGGGTCGCCGACTTCCTCGAAATCGCCGCCCGGCTCGACGGGGACTGGCGCCGGGCGCTTCGCGAGTGGGGGGCGGACCCATCCTTCTACACGCGGCGCGAGCGCCCCGAGGGCGAGATCATGCCGTGGGACCACTTCGACGTCGGCGTGAAGAAGGCCGGTCTCCTTCGCGAATGGCAGCGCGCCGGGCTGGGCGAGCCGGTGCCGGCATGAGCCGCCGCATTTTCGTCGGGCAGGTCGCCGACGTCCCGGTGGGAGAGGGGCGGGTCGTGGAGGCCGAAGGCAGGGCTCTCGCCCTCTTCAACGTGGACGGCGCCTTCTACGCCCTCGACAATGCCTGCGCGCACCGCGGCGGGCCGCTGGGCGAGGGAGATCTCGAAAGCACGGTGGTCGTGTGCCCGTGGCATGCCTGGCGCTGGGACGTGAAGACGGGCGCCAACGTCAACAACCCGGCCGTCAAGATACCCTGCTTCCCGGTCTCGGTGGACGGCGACCGTGTCTTCGTGGAGCTGCCGTGATCCGCGACGCCTTCGCGCGGCCGCTCCGCAACCTCCGCCTCTCCGTCACCGACCGCTGCAACCTGCGCTGCGCCTACTGCATGCCGGAAGAGGAGTACGCGTGGCTGCCGCGCGCCGACATCCTGACCTTCGAAGAGATCGCGCGGCTGGTGGACGTCTTCGCCGGCCTCGGCGTGGACAAGGT comes from the Candidatus Rokuibacteriota bacterium genome and includes:
- a CDS encoding radical SAM protein, translating into MSWKLKKKAQSLVAGEEGVVRKDWGGRVSVALVYPNTYAVGMSNLGFQTIYEHLNALPDAVCERVFFPDPEDSDEYARTGTEPFSLESLRPLRDFDVVGFSVTYEGDYINVLRLLRMAGIPARPADRGSGDPLVLMGGVCAFSNPEPMAPFMDAIAVGEGEELVGEIVAAYASCRADGRDGQRQRVIERLKPLQGIYVPAAYDVRYAADGTIGAVTPRDADVPAVVVKRRLGDVNRFETRSILKTPKAEYGHMALLEVGKGCGRGCRFCLEGQVYRPVRHRSLESLRESVAQIAKESKRVGLVGACVSDYPWIGDLMKMLEEYGVEVSISSLRADSLTEDLVASLQRGGHRTLTMAPEAGTERLRRVIRKVITDEQLYAACDLLRKYGIPNLKCYFMIGQPTETMEDVEAIPDLARRMLERLRVPGPDGHPFGKLTLSVSSFVPKPWTPFQWAPFDEPRDLETKLEAIKSGARRLQVRVVHENPREAGLQALLARGDRRVADFLEIAARLDGDWRRALREWGADPSFYTRRERPEGEIMPWDHFDVGVKKAGLLREWQRAGLGEPVPA
- a CDS encoding Rieske 2Fe-2S domain-containing protein, whose translation is MSRRIFVGQVADVPVGEGRVVEAEGRALALFNVDGAFYALDNACAHRGGPLGEGDLESTVVVCPWHAWRWDVKTGANVNNPAVKIPCFPVSVDGDRVFVELP